A genome region from Hevea brasiliensis isolate MT/VB/25A 57/8 chromosome 9, ASM3005281v1, whole genome shotgun sequence includes the following:
- the LOC110657812 gene encoding transcription factor MYB20, which yields MGRQPCCDKVGLKKGPWTAEEDKKLINFILNNGQCCWRAVPKLAGLLRCGKSCRLRWTNYLRPDLKRGFLSEHEEKMVIDLHAQLGNRWSKIASHLPGRTDNEIKNNWNTHIKKKLRKMGIDPLTHKPFPTSEPPPPPPPQEQQEVQEQQQAQSYSTNAMAELEQNKETETSVQSSTTEETKVEEEKRMTSTFETMEPMNYGFCIDDVPLIEPHEMLVPCTAAPSSSSSTITTTSSSSSSSHGPYNNLFLEGFQFADFEWPDNDIDWWVDDLSSCWDLLINDVDSDRKQVDALDDHYPHAPINQYPEMVLDKDSSTYGIL from the exons ATGGGTAGACAACCATGCTGTGACAAAGTTGGGTTAAAGAAGGGTCCTTGGACAGCAGAGGAGGATAAGAAACTCATCAACTTCATCCTCAACAATGGCCAATGCTGCTGGAGAGCTGTTCCTAAGCTTGCAG GATTGTTAAGGTGTGGGAAAAGTTGCAGGCTGAGATGGACTAACTATTTAAGGCCAGATTTGAAGAGAGGTTTTTTATCAGAACATGAAGAGAAAATGGTCATTGATCTCCATGCTCAACTCGGCAACAg ATGGTCCAAGATTGCATCTCATCTACCCGGAAGAACAGATAATGAAATCAAGAATAACTGGAATACCCACATCAAGAAAAAGCTTAGAAAAATGGGCATTGATCCTCTTACCCACAAGCCATTCCCTACCAGTGAACCacccccaccaccaccacctcaagAACAACAAGAAGTGCAAGAACAGCAACAAGCACAATCTTACTCCACAAATGCCATGGCTGAATTGGAACAAAACAAGGAAACCGAAACATCTGTGCAATCAAGCACTACTGAAGAGACAAAAGTAGAGGAAGAAAAAAGAATGACAAGCACATTTGAGACAATGGAGCCGATGAATTATGGCTTTTGCATTGATGATGTTCCCTTAATTGAACCCCATGAGATGCTGGTCCCTTGTACTGCCGCACCTTCTTCCTCTTCATCAACAATAACAACaacatcttcatcttcctcatcttCCCATGGCCCATACAATAACTTATTCCTTGAAGGCTTTCAATTCGCAGATTTTGAGTGGCCTGATAATGATATTGACTGGTGGGTTGATGACTTAAGTAGTTGTTGGGACTTGTTAATTAACGATGTTGATTCTGACAGAAAGCAAGTAGATGCTCTTGATGATCATTATCCTCATGCTCCTATCAATCAGTACCCAGAAATGGTTTTGGATAAAGATTCTTCGACATATGGGATCCTGTAA